A DNA window from Hoplias malabaricus isolate fHopMal1 chromosome 5, fHopMal1.hap1, whole genome shotgun sequence contains the following coding sequences:
- the cishb gene encoding cytokine inducible SH2-containing protein b: MVAGVSNDGAGSEGHCNQLIPLQSISPQSWDPSEDLRCITATFQHLHISGWYWGSISAGEARDALAGAAEGTFLVRDSSHPHYMLTLSVKTSRGPTNVRIEYSSGRFRLDSSPPAQPRLLSFPSVPSLLQHYVGNGGSEEKGKLGEETPIALKDSAVLLKLRQPLHRPKSFPSLQHLTRLTINRHAACPAQLPLPRLLLLYLQDYPFQV; encoded by the exons ATGGTTGCCGGAGTTTCAAACGACGGAGCAGGGTCTGAAGGCCATTGTAATCAGCTGATCCCTCTGCAGTCAATCTCTCCTCAGTCCTGGGACCCGTCTGAGGACCTACGCTGCATCACTGCTACATTTCAGCACCTGCATATCTCAG GTTGGTACTGGGGGAGTATTTCAGCTGGTGAGGCGAGGGATGCACTAGCAGGTGCGGCTGAGGGGACGTTTCTGGTGCGGGACAGCAGTCACCCCCACTACATGCTCACTCTGTCAGTGAAAACGTCTCGGGGTCCCACCAATGTACGTATTGAGTACAGCAGTGGACGCTTCCGTCTGGACTCTAGCCCTCCAGCCCAGCCTCGGCTCCTCTCCTTCCCCAGCGTGCCCAGCTTGCTGCAGCACTATGTGGGCAATGGTGGGAGCGAGGAGAAGGGCAAACTGGGTGAAGAAACTCCCATAGCACTTAAGGACAGCGCTGTTCTGCTAAAGCTCAGGCAGCCTCTGCACAGACCTAAAAGCTTCCCCAGCTTACAGCACCTCACACGGCTCACCATAAACAGGCACGCAGCCTGTCCAGCACAGCTGCCTCTGCCTCGCCTGCTGCTGCTCTACTTACAGGACTATCCCTTTCAAGTCTGA